The genomic region atatcttcatgaccttggaataGGCAAAGATATTTTTAACAGTACACAAAAAGCATTTTCCATAAAAGAAAGTATTGACAAATTGGACTTTATTAAAGTTAACTTCTATTCATCAAAAAGTACCACCAACTGCTTTCTCTacaataaagtaaataaaatttaggaaaaaaaaaaaaaaaaaaccactgataAAGTGAGAAGACAATCTACAAAtttgaaaaatacatttataattaGAGACATATTTACGATTGATAAAGACCAGGctgtgtacatagggttactatgagttgtaactgactcaatggcacctgacaacaacaacaaaggttcaTATCCAGGAGTATTTAAAAGCTCCTAAAATTAATTAGAAAGAGATAAGCAACCTAATGAAATATGAAAACTGTTtcaacaggcacttcacaaagAGAATATCCTCACAATCAGTAAGCATTTGAAAAGGTACTCAACATCACTATTCATCAAGGAATTGCAATTtaaaattgtgtgatagataccACTGCACtcccaccagaatggctaaaataaaaaagactgaggATATCAAGTGGTGGCAAGGAGATGGACTAGTTGGAATTCTCAGCGTTATTGATGGGAATGTGAgttggtacaaacactttggaaaacagtttgtcagTACCTAACTAATCTCATCACACTTACATGctatgatccagtaattccatCCCTAGATATATCTCCAAAAGAAATGAGTACTGTTGACCACCAcaagacatataaaaaaaaaaattttttttttttttttacgagacATATACAAGAGTATTTATAGCAACTTTAcgtttaaccacttcgccaccagggccccgtaCTTTATACATAATACTCCAAGACTGGGAACAGCCCCAATGTATAAAATAACagtaaaatgaacaaaaactatatattcatacaatggaatactataccaCAGTAAAAATGAACAAGCTACTTTTATAAgcaaaaacatggatgaatcgcACACACACGATGAATGAAAGCCATAAggaatgaaagaagtcagacacaaaagactatacgctgtataatcccatttaaatgtatttcaaaaacaagaaaaactgaTCTATGGTAATATAAGtcaaacagaatttggtactgggaagtggggatgctgctgtaacaaagaccTAAAATGCGGAAGCAGTGTTGTAATTGGGTGgtaggtagaggctggaagagttttaaggtgcctcacaggaaaagcctagattgccttgaagagactggtGATAGAATTATGGATTTCAAGGTAAAGTGACTTCCTCAAAGTCACACAGGCGGTTATGACAGGACAGAAACTACCCCCTCACGTTACCTTCAGGAGATAACCCTCTCAAATCACCATATCTGTTGCTACATGAAATTCACTCAGAAATAAAGGAAACCACTATTGTATTAGGGTGGCAGGAGTGTTAGTATTTTCCTCTTAAGTTTCCTTTAGCGGTGttttaagaaacttaaaaaaaaggataaatgaaGCAGGCCTAGGCTCAAAGGTTTCCCCACCTGCCCTAAACAGAGACGTAGcccagcatggtggttaagtgcacgGGCTCTAGAGCCAAACTGGGCTCACCTCCCAGTTCTGCTTATGCTGCAACCTTGGCAAGaagcttaacctttctgtgcttcagtttcctcagctgtaatagTACCTAACTCATACGGTTATGAGTATTAAATGAACTGATACATGCAGATCCCTTAGGAccatgcctggtacacagtaagctCTCAATATCTGTTAGCTATTACTATCAGGATGGAGCCCTGCAGGTGCAATGGtgaagagcttgcctgctaaccaaaaggttggcagttcaaattctccagccgctccttggaaaccctatagggcagttctgttttgtcctacgtggtcactgtgagtcggaatcaactcgacaaaaATGGGTATTACTATTAGGaagtgttagggattgaattgtgttccctcaaaagatatgttgatgCGCTAACCcctgaacctgtgaatgtgaccctgtttggaaagggttttcttttgttatggaggAGGGTAGGtactaaacctaatcccttcttcATGTTGTCGTATGAAAAACAGAATAAACACAGACACATATGCAGGGGGACGAGACCATGTGAAGATCTGTCTACGAGCTAGGGAATGCCAAGATAGGCTgccagaagctgagagacaagACAGCACAGCCCTGCAGACACGCTCAGTTCAGACTCCTAGcatccaaaactgtgagacagtaaattccTGTTCCTTAAAGCTTCCCACTGGTAGTATATTTGTTACAGCTACACTAGGAGTCTAAGACAAGGCATcccacattttgttgttgttgttgttatacccTTTTCAGTAATATTGTCTGATTTTGTTCAGCTTAGTTTACCATGGCTACCATCACCGCTGCTGTCGCCCTAACCCCCACCACGGGAAAGGTATCCAAAATAGAATATTTCCAGAAAGTAGTAATGAAGTCCTTGAACAATGAGATTATttcacaacagtaaaaaaaaaaatttattaaatgcCATGTGATTGCCATAAAATGTGCCTTTAACCAAAGTTCTAAGAGTTTCCCTTCATGTAGCCTCAGGATCTGATATGAGTAATGTTTGTCTCTTGGGAGAAGAATGGCAGTGAACTCAAGCTTCTCCGAGGCATCCTTCTCACAAGATGTAGTCTATGCTGGAGGAACCGGACGACCGCTGATGGAAGGACGACGACCTTTCCCAACCCTCTTTAGAGTCTCGTTTCCCTAGGCAGAGGAAGATGTAGTTGCAACTTTTCTGAAATATTTCCGAGAGATGTTTCTTAAACTTTTCACCCATGAAAGCGTAGATAACGGGGTTCACACAGCAGTGAGTGAAGGAAATGGTTTCTGTGACATGGGTGGCATAGATCAGCCGCTGGCTTATGACACACCCGTCCAGAACATGCATGCTGTGCAGGGAAGTGAGGAAGAGGACCACGTTGAAGGGGACCCAGAAGAGCAAAGAGGCAGCCACCACGATGAGCACCAGCCTGATGGCCTTGGTCTTGTGCTTTTGGCAGCCCCTCAGCTGGTGCAGGATGCTGATGTAGCAGAAAAAAAGGATAGTGAATGGGATCAACAGACCCAAGATGTTAATTTCAAAGTAGGTGAAGATCTTCCACTTTAACGTCTGCTGATGGTAAGACGAATAGCACTGCAGAATGCCGTCTTCGGAGGCCACTTGGTAAAACACTAGCAGTGGGCTGGTGGCTATGATGGCAATCAGCCATACTGCCAAGCTTAGGACTGTGCCCATACTGACCGTCCTCACCTTCAGGGCATACACAGCATGGACAACAGCCACGTATCTGTCCACACTCATGAGGGTGACAAAGAACATGCTGCTGAAGAAGCCAATGTAATAAAATCCAGAGACCACCTTGCACATTACAGTCCCAAACACCCACTGGTCCAGGTGATAGTGGGTcagaaaggggaaggagaagacaAAAAGCAAGTCGGACAGGGCCAGGTTCAAGAGGTACACGTCTGTGATGCTCCTCAGCTTCTTGCAGGTGATAAGGACCAGGATGACCAGGCTGTTGCCCAGAAGACTGCATACGAACAGGAGGCAGTAAAAGACGGCAAGAAGCAAGCTGCTGCCTCTCTGGATGAGCTCCCCATCACAGGGGCTTGAGAAGACATCAGGGTAGTAGTAGTCGGTTACTTCTGTCACGTTGGGCTCGAGTGTGTAATCCATCGAGGCAGAAGGACCTGGATATGGAGGGACGTATGAGAAACTCattccttaaaatatttttattagacaGATGGGGGGGAGTTGatgagaaaagacaaaaaatacaaagaaaacttaaatACCTATAGTTCTGCCATGCAGAATTATTTGCAAATCATACTTGcttttggttcttttttcttcttaaaaatatattttgcttttaaagaaaattatctttgtttttggttctttcttcctttccgtTATTTCTTTTGCAGTAAAGATGTCGCTAACGTTCCCTCTAACTGCCCGAGTTACCCCCATGCTCCAGGAGGTAACTACTAACACCCGTTTGGCCTCTGTCATCCCAGTTTCCCCTGTGCTTTGACACTCTTATATGTGAATCTATAATGGTACAGATAGTGTTGGTTCGTGTTCCCTTTTAACTTATATTCACAGACACCGTACTGTATCTACCATTTCGtatcttattttcctttttccagcAGGTTGTTTTAGAGATATATTCATATGACACTCAAAAGTTTAGTTCATTCTTTTAACTGCTTTCCTAAGCACCAGCAATAAGCTAATATAAAAATGCAGTAGAAAAACATTGATCCAAATCATACTAGCAACAAAAATTACTATGCCTACTaaaataaaactgacaaaaacTGAAattcaactggaaaaaaaatcattgaaatttGTTGAAGGACATTAAAGAAGGTGTGATTAAAAGGGAGTATATACTGTATTCTTGGAAGGGAAGGCTTAATATTTAACCTCACAGTTCTTCTCAAATTGATTACAATTTGAATGCAACTTCAACCCAGATTTATCATTTTTCAAGGCATTTATTTACTTTACACTTAGAGAATACAAATTCCTCTCAGTCCTAAGTACAAAATTGGAAATGTTGCCAAGTGCCTTCCACCATGCCAAGTAGGGGCCCCATAACAGAGTGGCCATTAGGTATACCCACTTTATGCCTGTGGTCCCAGCATAATcattaattataattaattttacCTCAATCTCCTGGACACAGTCTTGTGGCGTAGTTTGACTGAGCTGGGCTTTTAATCCAGGTCTTCCGAGTCCAAAACCCTTAGACAACCCTCTCCATGATGCCACCTTTCTATAACTTATAATGTCAAGCAAGTAGGCTGTTTTTTTAAGACACAAGCTTCATTTCGGTATACCCAAAATAGATTTTTTCTTGTGGCCAGTATACTTGCGAAACAAGAATATGGTATCAGATTGATCTCCCCTCCTACGCTTTCCTTTttaccaatattaaaaaaaaaaaaaaaaaaaacaccagctcACCTTGCTTCTATTCCCCTCTCTTAACATCCTGGTATAAGAGCAGAGCACAGCCCATTCTCCTCCCAGCTTGTTGTACTGACGCTAAATTCCCCTTCCCCCATGCACTTTTactaataaaatactaaaaagtgTTAACAACATCTACCATTTATTAAACTGGATCAGGAATTTTAGATGCATTAGCTCAGTTATTCCTCTTGAAACCCTGTGAAGCTGGTACTACCATCTCCTTTCTGTTTCTGGAGTTACAATGATctctgaagttcagagaggttccGCCCCGtgccccaaagtcacacagtggtGATCTGAGAGCTGCAGGACTTGAACCACATTGCTCTAACCCCTTATTCTTTTCCATATTTCTGTATTTGGCCCTTgactaaagtttggcagtttgaatcccccctACCccaggctccatggaagaaaggcctttcgAGAAACTGGGTAGCAGTAATCAAGCTGTTGCTGGGAGTGCAGAGCTATCTGGGAGGAATGTGAGGCTTCTTGCTGCTCCTTGTGGTGATCTCAAGTAGAATCTTCTTTTGGTATAAATTAGAGGCTGGTGGCAAACAATGCAAGCTTGACTTGAGCAGCCAAGAGCCATGTGGACCAGAGGCCCAGGCCCAGTTCTGTCCCTTGCCAGATGCATGACTTTGGCCGTTCATTTCTCAGAGCATCACCTTTCCGtctgtaaagtagaaaaaaacgaCCTACCCCACTGGGAAATTGGGGAGATAAAATTCAAGGGTAAGTAACACGATGGCCTGCAGGAGGCACTGCAACAGCCAGGCAGGGTTTCTTCTCCTCAGAAGGTCTGAACACTGTTTCCCAGGCTTGGGTCTTCTCGGACTTGGGATCCCAGAGAACTCAATGGCCTGGGCTGGCTGTCACTCCTTGGGTCTTCTCGGACTTGGGATCCCAGAGAACTCAATGGCCTGGGCTGGCTGTCACTCCTTGGGTCTTCTCGGACTTGGGATCCCAGAGAACTCAATGGCCGGGGCTGGCTGTCACTCCTTATTAAGTCAGACGCCCAGGAACATGGTCTACCAGGGAGCCTGGTGATGGGTATGGCTGCTCAGGGCCAAGCCCATGAACTTCGGTGGTTTCACAGCGGGCACAATTTGCTCGcgctctggcctcaggctgaggATAGAGTTTCCTCTTCCACTTGTAGGGAACAGCTCTAGGCCAATCGGTGGGCTGACTTCAGCGTTAGCAACTGAGCCCCGTGGCAGGCTGAGTAGTGCAGCCATCAGGTGTGGAATTCATTTCTTTACACTCAGCTCTGAAAGGAGAAAGCATAGCCAACAGCCTCTAATATCCTTACCTTTACAAAGGAGAACATTGCACCCACAGTCAAGTTAAAGGTGAGCTCCGAGATTgccaaagaaaaatgttttacatttgtGTCACTAAAGGGCTCAATCAAGTGATTTACCCAGAAGCCAAAAGAAGTCTTCCGCAAAGGACTTATGAATTGCAAGGTCTTAGTTAAGTGCAATGTCTCTACACACCTATATGCTtcctttatttgtgtttttatctttataaaatatatacattttgtgATAGACTGTATGATGTGCTCACTAGACCCCCCTTCTGAAATGAACAACTTATTCCCTCAGCTGTTGCAGTTGGCCTATAGCTGCCACCCCACTGTGGGGATTGCCATGACTAAAGAGCACTGTCTTACTCATGATTACACCTCCTTCCTGTAGCCCCTGTACCCAGTGATCAACATGGGGGCCCAAAATCCTGGGCCCTGGCCCTAACTCAGGATGATTCTGAAGGTATCTCAGCCTTATAGTCCCTGCAGGGTAAAGGGAGCCTCTTTTGAGACTGGAGCACAGCTCAGCTTCTCCCTCTTCCCAATCTTGCTTCTTCCCCTCCCTTCCACAGTTGTTGTTTCCAAGGACACTCTGTAATAAACCTCCTCCTGCATGCTAATCTccatctcagggtctgcttccgAGGCAACCCAGCCATGACAGTTGGTGCCAATAGTCTGAGAAAGCAGATGCTGGAATGGGGTTTTGTAACTAGGCACCAATACCAGCTGGTAGTAAATTTTCAGACCTAGGACCCGTTGATTAAAGGAAGGCCAGGTCCTCAGGAGTAAGGATCCTGCAacaccacaggaagtgtctgtggCATCAGTTTACCCAAAAGGTATATGGCCATTTAGTCAGTTCACTGTACACTGGAGGAAGGAGAACGTGGAACATTTCAAGTGTTTCAGACAGTGATACTTGGAAACCCAGTGTTTCATCATGTCCCACCCCATGGAAGCTAGCTAGTAAATGGAGCCTGGCCCAGATCCGGATTTACAGTGGCCCACAGACCCATCTAGTGGTCATTTACCTGGTCCCCAAATGTATATAATTGgaactcatgcttggtaaaaaaaaGAGTTGATGCATAATATGaaatatggtgttgatgaagaatattgaatataccagggaccaccagaagcacgaacaaatctgttttgcaagaagtacagccagaatgctccttaaaagtgaggatggcaacacttcgtctcacgtactttggacgtgttatcaggagggatcagtccctggagaaggacatcatgcttggtaaagtagagggtcaataaaaaagaggaagatcctcaacgagatggattgacacagcggctgcaacaatgggctcagatatagcaacgattgtgaggatggcacaggagtgtttcattccattgttgtacatagggttgctataagtcggaaccaactcaatagcacctaacaacaacaacaacaacaagctgacACAACCCACACACTGTTTCCGTGGCCAATGGGGTAATAGTTTTCAGAATGGAGAAGGTCAAGTGGAACCCTCTGGAATGtctcctccctccacccctcaaGCCAAGAgagaaatcaaaaacaaaattggATCCTGAGGGAAATTTCAGAAATGAGTGCCACTCTTGAATACCTGAAGAAAATTTTCCAGAAcccatcatttctccatttaattTACCAATATGACTTCTCTAAAAACTAGGCAGACCCTGGGGGATGACAGTGGCCTACTGAAAAGTCAACAAAGGCACTGTTAAgggaatgaaaaaacaaaccacagaccgggagaaaatatttgcaaaacacatgtaAAGAACTTGTgtccaaaatatacaaataagTCTTAAAGCTCAACAATAGGAGAAccacccaattacaaaatgggcaaaatatctgAACAaaaacctcaccaaagaagatatacagatggcaaataatatttgaaaaaatgttcaacatcatatgtcattagggaattgcaaactaaaacaacaatgagataccgctACACACCTATTAGACTGATAGAAAGCCAATCACTGACGCCACCAAATGCTGGCCAGGATGTGGAGCAgcaggaactctcattcattgctggtaggaatgcaaaatggtacagccactttggaagacagtctggaaGTTTctcacaaagctaaacatagggtTACCATTCGTTCCAGTAACAGCACTCCTAGTTACTCAAAGAGATGAAAATGCATGTCCAAATAAAAATCTGCACTTGAAAGTTTACAGCAGCTTtcttcataattgccaaaaattgaaaGCAATCAAGATGTTcttcag from Elephas maximus indicus isolate mEleMax1 chromosome 27, mEleMax1 primary haplotype, whole genome shotgun sequence harbors:
- the CCR8 gene encoding C-C chemokine receptor type 8 produces the protein MDYTLEPNVTEVTDYYYPDVFSSPCDGELIQRGSSLLLAVFYCLLFVCSLLGNSLVILVLITCKKLRSITDVYLLNLALSDLLFVFSFPFLTHYHLDQWVFGTVMCKVVSGFYYIGFFSSMFFVTLMSVDRYVAVVHAVYALKVRTVSMGTVLSLAVWLIAIIATSPLLVFYQVASEDGILQCYSSYHQQTLKWKIFTYFEINILGLLIPFTILFFCYISILHQLRGCQKHKTKAIRLVLIVVAASLLFWVPFNVVLFLTSLHSMHVLDGCVISQRLIYATHVTETISFTHCCVNPVIYAFMGEKFKKHLSEIFQKSCNYIFLCLGKRDSKEGWERSSSFHQRSSGSSSIDYIL